In one window of Bos taurus isolate L1 Dominette 01449 registration number 42190680 breed Hereford chromosome 15, ARS-UCD2.0, whole genome shotgun sequence DNA:
- the IZUMO1R gene encoding sperm-egg fusion protein Juno has protein sequence MGWWWRLLLGLWAVPPTCTGHELLNVCMNAKPHKPEPGPEAELYEECIPWKDNACCTASTSWEAHLDVSLLYNFSLVHCGLMMPDCQRHFLQAICFYQCSPNLGPWIQQVGRGGLGVDPRWQAERVLDAPLCLEDCERWWADCRTSHTCKSNWLGGWAWSRGKPRCPEWEPCRPFPHHFPTPADLCERIWSGSFRASPERRGSGRCLQKWFEPARGNPNAEVARRFASPARSWARCPGLLAFPLLLPLLS, from the exons ATGGGGTGGTGGTGGCGGCTCCTGTTGGGGCTATGGGCAGTGCCCCCCACGTGCACTGGGCATGAGCTGCTCAATGTCTGCATGAATGCCAAGCCCCACAAGCCAGAGCCCGGCCCGGAGGCTGAGCTCTATGAGGAG TGCATCCCCTGGAAGGACAATGCCTGCTGCACAGCCAGCACGAGCTGGGAAGCACACCTGGATGTGTCTCTGCTCTACAACTTCAGCCTGGTTCACTGCGGACTAATGATGCCTGACTGCCAGAGGCACTTCCTCCAGGCCATCTGCTTCTACCAGTGCTCCCCCAACCTGGGGCCTTGGATCCAGCAGGTGGGAAgaggtgggctgggg GTGGACCCACGCTGGCAGGCGGAGCGGGTTCTGGACGCGCCCCTGTGCCTGGAGGACTGTGAGCGCTGGTGGGCAGACTGCCGCACCTCCCACACCTGCAAGTCCAACTGGCTTGGCGGCTGGGCCTGGAGTCGGG GGAAGCCCCGCTGCCCCGAGTGGGAGCCCTGCCGCCCCTTCCCGCACCACTTCCCTACGCCCGCCGACCTGTGTGAGAGGATCTGGAGCGGCTCCTTCAGGGCGAGCCCGGAGCGCAGGGGCAGTGGGCGGTGTCTGCAGAAGTGGTTCGAACCCGCCCGGGGCAACCCCAACGCGGAAGTGGCCCGCCGCTTCGCCAGCCCCGCGCGCTCCTGGGCGCGCTGCCCCGGGCTCCTGGCCTTCCCTCTGCTCCTGCCTCTCCTCTCCTGA